The proteins below come from a single Mangifera indica cultivar Alphonso chromosome 16, CATAS_Mindica_2.1, whole genome shotgun sequence genomic window:
- the LOC123199730 gene encoding phospholipase A1-IIgamma-like, with protein MSNWKELSGKNNWLGLLKPLNKSLCDKLIHYSKRIEAVYDTVGQSIANPLSYGQPTYEEKDFFSKVGLEHYTMNNYVYGESKFDFSDKALPSRWFGFVAVATDEGKKHLGRREILICWRGTVTIMDWINDLHFNQISASPILGKHTGNACIHAGFFSIYKSARDQVLTAVEKLVKQYQHEEISITVTGHSLGSALAILTTFDIVAKRDNSNSGSSSMTDAMVTVFAFSSPKVGNSDFVNVFNKFKNLHLLHIRHILDIVPRLPPTPNYSTIRTVLDITYTTYTINEFLRPTINSISEMVTRFHILKNLHEAIEKQPEEISRLLLLMLVQQFTFFPTQPILKKFLPQQITVLPIGNTLLLAIMLAILSFLMLKLMNYYNLYV; from the exons atGTCTAACTGGAAGGAGCTAAGCGGGAAGAATAACTGGTTAGGTCTCTTGAAACCTCTCAACAAAAGTCTCTGCGACAAATTGATTCATTATAGTAAAAGAATTGAGGCTGTTTATGATACAGTCGGGCAGAGCATAGCAAATCCTCTCAGTTACGGGCAACCCACATATGAAGAAAAAGACTTCTTTTCTAAGGTTGGCTTGGAGCATTACACCATGAACAACTATGTTTATGGTGAATCCAAATTTGATTTCAGTGATAAAGCTCTCCCATCTAGATGGTTTGGCTTCGTGGCCGTGGCCACAGATGAAGGGAAGAAACACTTAGGAAGGAGAGAGATTTTAATTTGCTGGAGAGGAACAGTGACAATCATGGATTGGATAAACGATCTCCATTTTAATCAAATCTCAGCTTCACCAATTTTAGGCAAGCATACCGGAAATGCTTGCATACATGCGGGGTTTTTCTCTATCTATAAATCAGCTAGAGAtcag gtTCTTACGGCGGTTGAGAAATTGGTGAAGCAATACCAACACGAGGAAATTAGCATCACAGTAACAGGCCATTCCTTGGGAAGTGCTCTTGCTATATTGACCACATTTGACATAGTTGCCAAACGCGATAATTCCAATTCTGGTTCTTCTTCAATGACCGATGCCATGGTAACAGTCTTTGCCTTTTCAAGTCCTAAGGTTGGAAACTCAGACTTTGTGAATGTGTTCAACAAGTTCAAAAATCTTCATCTCCTGCACATTAGACATATTCTTGACATTGTTCCTAGACTTCCACCTACTCCTAATTACTCGACAATTAGAACTGTGCTAGATATCACCTACACCACCTACacaataaatgaatttttacgCCCTACTATCAACTCTATCTCTGAAATGGTGACCAGGTTTCATATTTTGAAGAATTTACATGAGGCAATTGAAAAACAACCGGAGGAAATATCTCGATTGTTGTTGCTAATGCTCGTACAACAATTCACGTTTTTCCCTACACAGCCAATCCTAAAGAAATTTTTACCACAGCAGATCACGGTGCTCCCCATAGGGAACACATTGCTGTTGGCGATAATGTTGGCGATACTGTCATTCTTGATGTTAAAGTTGATGAATTATTACAATCTGTATGTTTGA